In a genomic window of Phaenicophaeus curvirostris isolate KB17595 chromosome Z, BPBGC_Pcur_1.0, whole genome shotgun sequence:
- the IDNK gene encoding probable gluconokinase isoform X2 encodes MAEGTPLNDEDRMPWLYALHDILRREDSSRQDAILACSALKKMYRRILVSGASAIESNQPEQPGENAALKILFVHLDGPMEIIAGRLEKRSGHFMPPKLLKSQFDALEPPSAPENFITIRIEKSLPEIVLEIKHAIFQGETSLE; translated from the exons ATGGCAGAAGGGACACCACTAAATGATGAG gaCAGGATGCCCTGGCTTTATGCATTGCATGATATACTAAGGAG aGAAGACTCATCTAGACAAGATGCAATTCTGGCCTGTTCAGCACTGAAGAAGATGTATAGGCGCATATTAGTTAGTGGAGCATCTGCAATTGAAAGCAACCAGCCAGAGCAACCAGGAGAAAATGCTGCACTGAAGATCCTCTTTGTTCATTTGGATGGTCCTATGGAAATCATTGCTGgccgcctggagaagaggagcggACATTTTATGCCCCCTAAACTTCTCAAGTCTCAGTTTGATGCTCTGGAGCCTCCTAGTGCACCAGAAAACTTTATTACTATCAGGATAGAAAAATCTCTCCCTGAAATAGTGCTGGAGATTAAGCATGCTATTTTTCAGGGTGAGACTTCCCTGGAGTAA